The Mycteria americana isolate JAX WOST 10 ecotype Jacksonville Zoo and Gardens chromosome 25, USCA_MyAme_1.0, whole genome shotgun sequence genome includes a window with the following:
- the IQGAP3 gene encoding ras GTPase-activating-like protein IQGAP3 isoform X2 encodes MEACLSQELPPPTELEESLRNGVVLAELGHCFAPAVVPLKKIYDREQTRYKAAGLHFRHTDNINYWRDAMSHVGLPAIFHPETTDIYDKKNMPRVVYCIHALSLYLFKLGLAPQIQDLYGKVDFTEEEINHMKRELEKYGLQLPAFSKIGGILANELSVDEAAVHAAVLAINEAVDRGVVAQTMVALRNPSAMLLDLREVLAGAYQEMLHRAKLEKGSNARNRYLQVIPEGEDIYDRCLTQAEIQGNVNKVNVHAALEEVDDALERQDAPALYRALQDPVLALRRLQRDNLDRYLEQLSVDREQKALELGYGDPLEQEEVEAGILAANKKGEEERATLQAVSRINAAIRRGMPAETLEAMTDPAAQLPDVYPLAAPLYQRQLALLQRQHPRGELVQEELFVAVEMLSAVALVNRALDAGDPDGLWSSLVSSALGLSGVEDANAQRYFQDLLQLKGQFREAGAEFLSWNDIQDSVNDTNSSVQDENDRVLAVRLINEALARGDPEKTLAALLLPAAALPDVALPTARRYHDVLARARRLKAQATEDDGAVLWWEEIQEGVCRANQDTVAARRMALGTAAINQAIKEGKAAQTLRVLRNPDVALRGVVSACAAAYQERLAALMATKRQAGSAKPCWIRHRLMDGAEYYLSLQTFEGSWQRPRDGGLNTTHLSREEIQSVVTRVTAAHDRECLWASNVAFVVRLQARLRGFLVRREFVARRHVLRDQRPAAIRIQACWRGYKQRRAYLERLRYLQANADAAIKIQAGVRMWQARRKYRERLRYFRQNIKAVIKIQAFVRANKARGDYRMLVHARSPPLSIVRRFIHLLEQSQHDFWEESEVLRLQEEVVKRIRASRQLESDLDLMDIKIGLLVKNRITLQEVVSHCKKLTKKNKEQLSEMMSIDKQKGLKSLSKEKRQKLEAYQHLFYLLQTQPGYLARLIFQMPQNKSTKFMESVIFTLYNYASNPREAYLLLQLFKAALQEEIRSRVDHVHDILTGNATVIRLVVSFYRNARGQNALRQILGGPVQEVLQDKTLSIRTNPVDIYKAWINQTESQSGQKSKLPYEVSPQQALSHPEVQRRLDISIRNLLAVTDKFVSAITSSVDKIPYGMRYVAKILRTSLAEKFPEASAEEIDKIVGNLLYYRFMNPAVVAPDGFDIVDISAGVTLHPDHRRSLGSIAKVLQHAAARKAFDGENAHLCGVNQYLEDTHNKFRRFISAACCVPEPEERFNVDEYSEMVAVAKPVIYITVGELIDTHKLLLEHRDSVAPHHGDPLHKLLEDLDELPTVQSLVGESVSSPADSGAEQMLSQLGKMEISLTLTSKLVPAASSEESDTRSLLLSTKQMLVDVIQSQPGDSLPEILWTPASEHEEASHHRLVHRRALQDAQTPAKLKRNRSLAANSQLALEEKKRKIIRNLRRLESLGLVDSAHQYQELINELAKDIRNQRRYRQHRKGELLKLRQTLQGLNAKTLFYEEQIDYYNQYIKTCLDNLAASNKVSGKNKKLQSLRYTAARLFEKGVLLEIEDLPLCQFRNVIFDIIPCEESGRFQVKAKFMGIDMERFQLHYQDLLQLQYEGVAVMKMFDKAKVNVNLLIFLLNKKFFKK; translated from the exons ATGGAGGCCTGCCTGAGccaggagctgcccccccccACGGAGCTGGAAGAGAGCCTGCGCAACGGGGTCGTCCTGGCCGAGCTGGGCCACTGCTTTGCCCCCGCTGTGGTCCCTCTGAAGAAGATCTACGACCGCGAGCAGACGCGGTACAAG GCAGCCGGGCTTCACTTTCGGCACACGGATAACATCAACTACTGGCGCGATGCCATGAGCCACGTGGGGCTTCCCGCG ATCTTCCACCCGGAGACCACCGACATCTACGACAAGAAGAACATGCCCCGGGTAGTCTACTGCATCCACGCGCTCAG CTTGTACCTCTTCAAGTTGGGGCTGGCTCCTCAGATCCAGGACTTGTACGGGAAAGTGGACTTCACGG AGGAGGAGATCAACCACATGAAGCGGGAGCTGGAGAAGTACGGCCTGCAGCTGCCCGCCTTCAGCAAGATCGGGGGCATTTTGGCCAACGAGCTCTCGGTGGACGAAGCGGCAG TCCACGCCGCGGTGCTGGCGATCAACGAAGCGGTGGATCGGGGGGTGGTGGCGCAGACGATGGTGGCCCTCCGCAACCCCAGCGCGATGCTTCTCGACCTGCGCGAGGTGCTGGCGGGCGCCTACCAGGAGATGCTCCACCGGGCGAAGCTGGAGAAGGGCAGCAATGCCAGGAACAGG TACCTGCAGGTGATCCCCGAGGGAGAGGACATCTACGACCGGTGCCTGACCCAGGCGGAAATCCAAGGGAACGTCAATAAAGTGAACG TGCACGCGGCTCTGGAGGAGGTGGACGATGCCCTGGAGAGACAGGACGCGCCGGCGCTGTACCGCGCGCTGCAGGACCCCGTCCTGGCCCTGCGCCGCCTCCAGCGCGACAACCTCGACCGCTACTTGGAGCAGCTCAGCGTGGACCGGGAGCAGAAGGCGCTG gagctgggctacGGGGACccgctggagcaggaggaggtggaggcggGGATCCTTGCGGCGAACAAGAAGGGCGAGGAGGAGCGAGCCA CGCTGCAGGCCGTCAGCCGGATCAACGCGGCCATCCGTCGAGGGATGCCGGCGGAAACCTTGGAAGCGATGACGGACCCTGCGGCGCAGCTGCCCGACGTGTACCCGCTCGCCGCCCCCCTGTACCAGCgccagctggccctgctgcagcgcCAGCACCCGCGG GGCGAGCTGGTGCAGGAGGAGCTGTTCGTGGCTGTGGAGATGCTTTCGGCCGTGGCACTGGTTAACCGAGCCTTGGATGCCGGGGACCCCGACGGCCTCTGGAGCAGCCTGgtcagctcagccctgggcctcTCGGGTGTTGAGGACGCAAACGCGCAGCG GTATTTTCAGGACTTACTGCAGCTGAAAGGCCAATTTAGGGAAGCGGGAGCCGAGTTCCTGAGCTGGAACGACATTCAGGACAGCGTGAACGACACCAATTCATCGGTGCAAGACGAAAACGACC GAGTCCTCGCTGTCCGGCTGATCAACGAGGCGCTGGCGCGGGGGGACCCCGAGAAGACGCTGgcggcgctgctgctgccggcggccgccCTGCCTGACGTCGCCCTCCCGACCGCTCGGCGCTACCACGATGTCCTGGCCCGGGCACGAAGGCTGAAAGCCCAG GCCACGGAGGACGATGGAGCCGTGCTTTGGTGGGAAGAGATCCAGGAAGGGGTCTGCAGGGCCAACCAGGACACGGTGGCAGCCAGGAGGA TGGCCCTGGGCACTGCCGCCATCAACCAGGCCATCAAGGAAGGGAAAGCGGCGCAGACCCTGCGGGTGCTGCGCAACCCCGACGTGGCCCTGCGCGGCGTGGTGAGCGCCTGCGCCGCGGCGTACCAGGAGCGGCTTGCGGCTCTGATGGCCACCAAGAGGCAAGCAG GGAGCGCGAAGCCATGCTGGATCCGGCACAGGCTGATGGATGGTGCCGAGTACTACCTGAGCTTGCAGACCTTCGAGGGCAGCTGGCAGCGCCCGCGCGACGGTGGCCTCAACACCACGCACCTGAGCCGGGAGGAGATCCAG TCGGTTGTCACCCGAGTGACCGCGGCGCACGACCGGGAGTGCTTGTGGGCATCCAACGTCGCCTTCGTGGTGAGGCTGCAGGCTCGGCTGCGGGGCTTCCTTGTCCGCCGGGAGTTCGTGGCGCGACGGCACGTCCTGCGGGACCAGCGGCCGGCTGCCATCAGGATCCAG GCTTGTTGGAGAGGGTACAAGCAGCGCAGAGCTTACCTGGAGAGGCTGCGCTACCTGCAAGCCAACGCGGATGCTGCAATAAAG ATCCAGGCGGGCGTGAGGATGTGGCAGGCTCGGAGAAAGTACCGGGAGAGGCTGCGCTACTTCAGGCAGAAC ATTAAAGCTGTAATTAAAATCCAGGCTTTTGTGCGCGCTAACAAGGCCCGTGGGGATTACAGGATGCTGG TCCATGCCAGGAGCCCGCCGCTGAGCATCGTCCGGCGCTTCATCCActtgctggagcagagccagcacgACTTCTGGGAGGAGTCGGAggtgctgcggctgcaggaggaggtggtgaagAGGATCCGTGCCAGCCGGCAGCTGGAGAGCGACCTGGACCTCATGGACATCAAGATTGGGCTGCTGGTCAAGAACAGGATCACGCTGCAG GAGGTGGTGTCCCACTGCAAGAAGCTGACCAAGAAGAACAAGGAGCAGCTCTCGGAGATGATGTCCATAGACAAGCAGAAGGGGCTCAAGTCGCTCAGCAAGGAGAAGCGGCAGAAGCTGGAGGCCTACCAGCATCTCTTCTACCTGCTGCag ACACAGCCTGGGTACTTGGCCAGGCTGATCTTCCAGATGCCCCAGAACAAGTCCACCAAGTTCATGGAGTCGGTGATCTTTACGCTTTACAACTATGCATCCAACCCACGGGAGGCttacctgctgctccagctcttcAAAGCAGCGCTGCAGGAGGAGATCAG GTCCAGGGTGGATCACGTCCATGACATCCTGACAGGGAACGCCACGGTGATCCGGCTGGTGGTCAGCTTCTACCGCAACGCGCGCGGGCAGAACGCCCTGCGGCAGATCCTGGGTGGCCCGGTGCAGGAGGTCCTGCAGGACAAGACCCTCAGCATCCGCACCAACCCTGTGGACATCTACAAGGCGTGGATCAACCAGACCGAGTCGCAGAGCGGGCAGAAAAG CAAGCTCCCGTACGAGGTCAGCCCTCAGCAGGCTCTCAGCCACCCTGAGGTCCAAAGGCGGCTGGATATTTCTATCCGCAACCTCCTCGCGGTCACAGACAAGTTCGTCTCTGCCATCACCTCTTCTGTAGACAAGATCCC cTATGGCATGCGCTATGTGGCCAAAATCCTGAGGACATCCTTGGCCGAGAAATTCCCCGAGGCCTCGGCGGAGGAGATTGACAAG ATTGTGGGGAACCTGCTCTACTACCGCTTCATGAACCCGGCGGTGGTGGCCCCCGACGGCTTTGACATCGTGGACATCTCGGCTGGGGTGACCCTGCATCCCGACCACCGCCGCAGCCTGGGCTCCATTGCCAAAGTGCTGCAGCACGCGGCCGCCCGCAAGGCCTTCGACGGGGAGAACGCGCATCTCTGTGGGGTGAACCAGTACCTGGAGGACACCCACAACAAGTTCAG gaggttcatctctgctgcctgctgcgTCCCCGAGCCAGAAGAGAGGTTTAACGTGGATGAGTACTCGGAGATGGTGGCGGTGGCCAAACCGGTCATCTACATCACAGTGGGGGAGCTCATCGACACGCACAAG CTCCTGCTCGAGCACCGGGACTCCGTCGCACCACACCACGGAGACCCCCTGCACAAGCTTCTGGAAGATCTTGATGAGCTTCCTACGGTCCAGTCCCTTGTTG GGGAGAGCGTTTCCAGCCCGGCGGACAGCGGTGCCGAGCAGATGCTCTCCCAGCTCGGCAAAATGGAGATCTCCCTCACCCTCACCAGCAAGCTGGTGCCGGCGGCCAGCAGCGAGGAGAGCGACACGAGGAGCTTGCTGCTGAG CACCAAGCAGATGTTGGTGGACGTGATCCAGTCCCAGCCAGGAGATTCCCTCCCGGAGATCCTGTGGACACCGGCCTCGGAGCACGAG GAAGCCTCCCACCACCGCCTCGTGCACAGGCGAGCGCTGCAGGACGCCCAGACCCCTGCCAAGCTGAAACGCAACCGCTCCCTGGCTGCTAACAGCCAGCTGGCCCTGGAGGAGAAGAAGCGCAAGATCATCCGCAACCTGCGGCGCTTGGAGAGCCTGGGGCTGGTGGACTCTGCCCATCAGTACCAGGAGCTCATCAACGAGCTGGCCAAG GACATCCGTAACCAGAGGCGTTACCGGCAGCACCGCAAAGGGGAGCTCCTGAAGCTGAGACAGACCCTGCAGGGCCTCAACGCCAAGACCTTGTTTTACGAGGAGCAAATAGATTATTACAACCAGTACATCAAGACCTGCCTCGACAACCTGGCAGCCAGCAACAA GGTCAGTGGGAAGAACAAGAAGCTGCAGTCGCTGCGCTACACGGCGGCCCGGCTGTTCGAGaagggggtgctgctggagatCGAGGACTTGCCGCTCTGCCA GTTCAGGAACGTGATTTTCGACATCATCCCCTGCGAGGAATCGGGGAGGTTCCAGGTGAAAGCCAAATTCATGGGGATTGACATGGAGCGGTTCCAGCTGCACTACCAG gacctgctgcagctgcaataCGAGGGCGTAGCCGTCATGAAGATGTTCGATAAGGCCAAGGTCAACGTCAACCTACTCATTTTCCTCCTCAACAAGAAGTTTTTCAAGaagtaa
- the IQGAP3 gene encoding ras GTPase-activating-like protein IQGAP3 isoform X1, whose translation MERAGPVRYERRTADEMDEQRRQNVAYQYLCHLEEAKRWMEACLSQELPPPTELEESLRNGVVLAELGHCFAPAVVPLKKIYDREQTRYKAAGLHFRHTDNINYWRDAMSHVGLPAIFHPETTDIYDKKNMPRVVYCIHALSLYLFKLGLAPQIQDLYGKVDFTEEEINHMKRELEKYGLQLPAFSKIGGILANELSVDEAAVHAAVLAINEAVDRGVVAQTMVALRNPSAMLLDLREVLAGAYQEMLHRAKLEKGSNARNRYLQVIPEGEDIYDRCLTQAEIQGNVNKVNVHAALEEVDDALERQDAPALYRALQDPVLALRRLQRDNLDRYLEQLSVDREQKALELGYGDPLEQEEVEAGILAANKKGEEERATLQAVSRINAAIRRGMPAETLEAMTDPAAQLPDVYPLAAPLYQRQLALLQRQHPRGELVQEELFVAVEMLSAVALVNRALDAGDPDGLWSSLVSSALGLSGVEDANAQRYFQDLLQLKGQFREAGAEFLSWNDIQDSVNDTNSSVQDENDRVLAVRLINEALARGDPEKTLAALLLPAAALPDVALPTARRYHDVLARARRLKAQATEDDGAVLWWEEIQEGVCRANQDTVAARRMALGTAAINQAIKEGKAAQTLRVLRNPDVALRGVVSACAAAYQERLAALMATKRQAGSAKPCWIRHRLMDGAEYYLSLQTFEGSWQRPRDGGLNTTHLSREEIQSVVTRVTAAHDRECLWASNVAFVVRLQARLRGFLVRREFVARRHVLRDQRPAAIRIQACWRGYKQRRAYLERLRYLQANADAAIKIQAGVRMWQARRKYRERLRYFRQNIKAVIKIQAFVRANKARGDYRMLVHARSPPLSIVRRFIHLLEQSQHDFWEESEVLRLQEEVVKRIRASRQLESDLDLMDIKIGLLVKNRITLQEVVSHCKKLTKKNKEQLSEMMSIDKQKGLKSLSKEKRQKLEAYQHLFYLLQTQPGYLARLIFQMPQNKSTKFMESVIFTLYNYASNPREAYLLLQLFKAALQEEIRSRVDHVHDILTGNATVIRLVVSFYRNARGQNALRQILGGPVQEVLQDKTLSIRTNPVDIYKAWINQTESQSGQKSKLPYEVSPQQALSHPEVQRRLDISIRNLLAVTDKFVSAITSSVDKIPYGMRYVAKILRTSLAEKFPEASAEEIDKIVGNLLYYRFMNPAVVAPDGFDIVDISAGVTLHPDHRRSLGSIAKVLQHAAARKAFDGENAHLCGVNQYLEDTHNKFRRFISAACCVPEPEERFNVDEYSEMVAVAKPVIYITVGELIDTHKLLLEHRDSVAPHHGDPLHKLLEDLDELPTVQSLVGESVSSPADSGAEQMLSQLGKMEISLTLTSKLVPAASSEESDTRSLLLSTKQMLVDVIQSQPGDSLPEILWTPASEHEEASHHRLVHRRALQDAQTPAKLKRNRSLAANSQLALEEKKRKIIRNLRRLESLGLVDSAHQYQELINELAKDIRNQRRYRQHRKGELLKLRQTLQGLNAKTLFYEEQIDYYNQYIKTCLDNLAASNKVSGKNKKLQSLRYTAARLFEKGVLLEIEDLPLCQFRNVIFDIIPCEESGRFQVKAKFMGIDMERFQLHYQDLLQLQYEGVAVMKMFDKAKVNVNLLIFLLNKKFFKK comes from the exons ATGGAGCGAGCGGGGCCGGTGCGCT ATGAACGCCGCACCGCGGACGAGATGGAtgagcagaggaggcagaacGTCGCCTACCAGTACCTGTGTCACTTGGAGGAGGCCAAGCG CTGGATGGAGGCCTGCCTGAGccaggagctgcccccccccACGGAGCTGGAAGAGAGCCTGCGCAACGGGGTCGTCCTGGCCGAGCTGGGCCACTGCTTTGCCCCCGCTGTGGTCCCTCTGAAGAAGATCTACGACCGCGAGCAGACGCGGTACAAG GCAGCCGGGCTTCACTTTCGGCACACGGATAACATCAACTACTGGCGCGATGCCATGAGCCACGTGGGGCTTCCCGCG ATCTTCCACCCGGAGACCACCGACATCTACGACAAGAAGAACATGCCCCGGGTAGTCTACTGCATCCACGCGCTCAG CTTGTACCTCTTCAAGTTGGGGCTGGCTCCTCAGATCCAGGACTTGTACGGGAAAGTGGACTTCACGG AGGAGGAGATCAACCACATGAAGCGGGAGCTGGAGAAGTACGGCCTGCAGCTGCCCGCCTTCAGCAAGATCGGGGGCATTTTGGCCAACGAGCTCTCGGTGGACGAAGCGGCAG TCCACGCCGCGGTGCTGGCGATCAACGAAGCGGTGGATCGGGGGGTGGTGGCGCAGACGATGGTGGCCCTCCGCAACCCCAGCGCGATGCTTCTCGACCTGCGCGAGGTGCTGGCGGGCGCCTACCAGGAGATGCTCCACCGGGCGAAGCTGGAGAAGGGCAGCAATGCCAGGAACAGG TACCTGCAGGTGATCCCCGAGGGAGAGGACATCTACGACCGGTGCCTGACCCAGGCGGAAATCCAAGGGAACGTCAATAAAGTGAACG TGCACGCGGCTCTGGAGGAGGTGGACGATGCCCTGGAGAGACAGGACGCGCCGGCGCTGTACCGCGCGCTGCAGGACCCCGTCCTGGCCCTGCGCCGCCTCCAGCGCGACAACCTCGACCGCTACTTGGAGCAGCTCAGCGTGGACCGGGAGCAGAAGGCGCTG gagctgggctacGGGGACccgctggagcaggaggaggtggaggcggGGATCCTTGCGGCGAACAAGAAGGGCGAGGAGGAGCGAGCCA CGCTGCAGGCCGTCAGCCGGATCAACGCGGCCATCCGTCGAGGGATGCCGGCGGAAACCTTGGAAGCGATGACGGACCCTGCGGCGCAGCTGCCCGACGTGTACCCGCTCGCCGCCCCCCTGTACCAGCgccagctggccctgctgcagcgcCAGCACCCGCGG GGCGAGCTGGTGCAGGAGGAGCTGTTCGTGGCTGTGGAGATGCTTTCGGCCGTGGCACTGGTTAACCGAGCCTTGGATGCCGGGGACCCCGACGGCCTCTGGAGCAGCCTGgtcagctcagccctgggcctcTCGGGTGTTGAGGACGCAAACGCGCAGCG GTATTTTCAGGACTTACTGCAGCTGAAAGGCCAATTTAGGGAAGCGGGAGCCGAGTTCCTGAGCTGGAACGACATTCAGGACAGCGTGAACGACACCAATTCATCGGTGCAAGACGAAAACGACC GAGTCCTCGCTGTCCGGCTGATCAACGAGGCGCTGGCGCGGGGGGACCCCGAGAAGACGCTGgcggcgctgctgctgccggcggccgccCTGCCTGACGTCGCCCTCCCGACCGCTCGGCGCTACCACGATGTCCTGGCCCGGGCACGAAGGCTGAAAGCCCAG GCCACGGAGGACGATGGAGCCGTGCTTTGGTGGGAAGAGATCCAGGAAGGGGTCTGCAGGGCCAACCAGGACACGGTGGCAGCCAGGAGGA TGGCCCTGGGCACTGCCGCCATCAACCAGGCCATCAAGGAAGGGAAAGCGGCGCAGACCCTGCGGGTGCTGCGCAACCCCGACGTGGCCCTGCGCGGCGTGGTGAGCGCCTGCGCCGCGGCGTACCAGGAGCGGCTTGCGGCTCTGATGGCCACCAAGAGGCAAGCAG GGAGCGCGAAGCCATGCTGGATCCGGCACAGGCTGATGGATGGTGCCGAGTACTACCTGAGCTTGCAGACCTTCGAGGGCAGCTGGCAGCGCCCGCGCGACGGTGGCCTCAACACCACGCACCTGAGCCGGGAGGAGATCCAG TCGGTTGTCACCCGAGTGACCGCGGCGCACGACCGGGAGTGCTTGTGGGCATCCAACGTCGCCTTCGTGGTGAGGCTGCAGGCTCGGCTGCGGGGCTTCCTTGTCCGCCGGGAGTTCGTGGCGCGACGGCACGTCCTGCGGGACCAGCGGCCGGCTGCCATCAGGATCCAG GCTTGTTGGAGAGGGTACAAGCAGCGCAGAGCTTACCTGGAGAGGCTGCGCTACCTGCAAGCCAACGCGGATGCTGCAATAAAG ATCCAGGCGGGCGTGAGGATGTGGCAGGCTCGGAGAAAGTACCGGGAGAGGCTGCGCTACTTCAGGCAGAAC ATTAAAGCTGTAATTAAAATCCAGGCTTTTGTGCGCGCTAACAAGGCCCGTGGGGATTACAGGATGCTGG TCCATGCCAGGAGCCCGCCGCTGAGCATCGTCCGGCGCTTCATCCActtgctggagcagagccagcacgACTTCTGGGAGGAGTCGGAggtgctgcggctgcaggaggaggtggtgaagAGGATCCGTGCCAGCCGGCAGCTGGAGAGCGACCTGGACCTCATGGACATCAAGATTGGGCTGCTGGTCAAGAACAGGATCACGCTGCAG GAGGTGGTGTCCCACTGCAAGAAGCTGACCAAGAAGAACAAGGAGCAGCTCTCGGAGATGATGTCCATAGACAAGCAGAAGGGGCTCAAGTCGCTCAGCAAGGAGAAGCGGCAGAAGCTGGAGGCCTACCAGCATCTCTTCTACCTGCTGCag ACACAGCCTGGGTACTTGGCCAGGCTGATCTTCCAGATGCCCCAGAACAAGTCCACCAAGTTCATGGAGTCGGTGATCTTTACGCTTTACAACTATGCATCCAACCCACGGGAGGCttacctgctgctccagctcttcAAAGCAGCGCTGCAGGAGGAGATCAG GTCCAGGGTGGATCACGTCCATGACATCCTGACAGGGAACGCCACGGTGATCCGGCTGGTGGTCAGCTTCTACCGCAACGCGCGCGGGCAGAACGCCCTGCGGCAGATCCTGGGTGGCCCGGTGCAGGAGGTCCTGCAGGACAAGACCCTCAGCATCCGCACCAACCCTGTGGACATCTACAAGGCGTGGATCAACCAGACCGAGTCGCAGAGCGGGCAGAAAAG CAAGCTCCCGTACGAGGTCAGCCCTCAGCAGGCTCTCAGCCACCCTGAGGTCCAAAGGCGGCTGGATATTTCTATCCGCAACCTCCTCGCGGTCACAGACAAGTTCGTCTCTGCCATCACCTCTTCTGTAGACAAGATCCC cTATGGCATGCGCTATGTGGCCAAAATCCTGAGGACATCCTTGGCCGAGAAATTCCCCGAGGCCTCGGCGGAGGAGATTGACAAG ATTGTGGGGAACCTGCTCTACTACCGCTTCATGAACCCGGCGGTGGTGGCCCCCGACGGCTTTGACATCGTGGACATCTCGGCTGGGGTGACCCTGCATCCCGACCACCGCCGCAGCCTGGGCTCCATTGCCAAAGTGCTGCAGCACGCGGCCGCCCGCAAGGCCTTCGACGGGGAGAACGCGCATCTCTGTGGGGTGAACCAGTACCTGGAGGACACCCACAACAAGTTCAG gaggttcatctctgctgcctgctgcgTCCCCGAGCCAGAAGAGAGGTTTAACGTGGATGAGTACTCGGAGATGGTGGCGGTGGCCAAACCGGTCATCTACATCACAGTGGGGGAGCTCATCGACACGCACAAG CTCCTGCTCGAGCACCGGGACTCCGTCGCACCACACCACGGAGACCCCCTGCACAAGCTTCTGGAAGATCTTGATGAGCTTCCTACGGTCCAGTCCCTTGTTG GGGAGAGCGTTTCCAGCCCGGCGGACAGCGGTGCCGAGCAGATGCTCTCCCAGCTCGGCAAAATGGAGATCTCCCTCACCCTCACCAGCAAGCTGGTGCCGGCGGCCAGCAGCGAGGAGAGCGACACGAGGAGCTTGCTGCTGAG CACCAAGCAGATGTTGGTGGACGTGATCCAGTCCCAGCCAGGAGATTCCCTCCCGGAGATCCTGTGGACACCGGCCTCGGAGCACGAG GAAGCCTCCCACCACCGCCTCGTGCACAGGCGAGCGCTGCAGGACGCCCAGACCCCTGCCAAGCTGAAACGCAACCGCTCCCTGGCTGCTAACAGCCAGCTGGCCCTGGAGGAGAAGAAGCGCAAGATCATCCGCAACCTGCGGCGCTTGGAGAGCCTGGGGCTGGTGGACTCTGCCCATCAGTACCAGGAGCTCATCAACGAGCTGGCCAAG GACATCCGTAACCAGAGGCGTTACCGGCAGCACCGCAAAGGGGAGCTCCTGAAGCTGAGACAGACCCTGCAGGGCCTCAACGCCAAGACCTTGTTTTACGAGGAGCAAATAGATTATTACAACCAGTACATCAAGACCTGCCTCGACAACCTGGCAGCCAGCAACAA GGTCAGTGGGAAGAACAAGAAGCTGCAGTCGCTGCGCTACACGGCGGCCCGGCTGTTCGAGaagggggtgctgctggagatCGAGGACTTGCCGCTCTGCCA GTTCAGGAACGTGATTTTCGACATCATCCCCTGCGAGGAATCGGGGAGGTTCCAGGTGAAAGCCAAATTCATGGGGATTGACATGGAGCGGTTCCAGCTGCACTACCAG gacctgctgcagctgcaataCGAGGGCGTAGCCGTCATGAAGATGTTCGATAAGGCCAAGGTCAACGTCAACCTACTCATTTTCCTCCTCAACAAGAAGTTTTTCAAGaagtaa